A window of the Schlesneria paludicola DSM 18645 genome harbors these coding sequences:
- a CDS encoding rod shape-determining protein MreC yields MKSRIFLTAFGLTLIGAGLHFAPHNVATGLRGAIQDIMRPGWQVARFAKDAFARQLPHLNVSSPVRSDQNWEDLADQLAAEQERSRALQTRLAQLCERYVSDEEITRASAKSDRLLLPSLVEVAILGDTLSEQWRAGKFLDQGSKNGLRENELVLSTRKSRKTLIDFGEDASISTEDALLLGRYVIGKVENVGKWTSTVLLVTDAHYRGRAQLIRETDDGQFVFGEARGILKGQGGPLCKLEGIPAESSVHLHDAVYTAERDGILPTPLYYGEVVEATLGSDDREWTVLVKPVSLPTSLTKVQVLRTALNPDRMAVSE; encoded by the coding sequence ATGAAATCACGCATTTTTCTTACTGCATTCGGGCTGACGCTGATTGGCGCCGGCCTGCACTTTGCCCCCCATAATGTGGCGACGGGCCTGCGCGGCGCCATTCAAGACATCATGCGCCCCGGTTGGCAGGTCGCTCGCTTCGCAAAAGACGCATTTGCCCGGCAATTGCCTCATTTGAACGTCTCCTCGCCCGTTCGATCCGACCAGAATTGGGAGGATCTGGCCGATCAGCTTGCCGCCGAACAGGAACGCAGCCGAGCTTTGCAGACACGACTCGCTCAATTGTGCGAACGCTACGTGTCTGATGAAGAGATCACGCGCGCGAGCGCCAAATCAGACCGCCTGCTGCTGCCGTCACTCGTCGAAGTGGCCATCCTGGGCGACACCCTGTCGGAACAGTGGCGCGCCGGGAAGTTTCTCGATCAGGGTTCCAAAAATGGCCTGCGAGAAAATGAACTCGTCCTGTCGACCCGCAAGTCTCGCAAAACATTGATCGACTTCGGCGAAGATGCCAGTATTTCCACCGAAGACGCACTCCTGCTGGGACGCTACGTCATCGGCAAAGTCGAAAACGTCGGCAAGTGGACCAGCACCGTGCTGCTCGTGACCGACGCCCACTATCGCGGTCGGGCACAACTCATTCGTGAAACGGATGACGGGCAATTCGTATTTGGCGAAGCGCGAGGCATTTTAAAGGGCCAAGGCGGCCCGTTGTGTAAGCTTGAGGGGATTCCCGCCGAGAGTTCCGTTCATCTTCACGATGCCGTTTACACCGCAGAACGAGACGGCATCCTTCCCACACCGCTTTACTATGGTGAAGTCGTCGAAGCCACACTCGGTTCGGACGATCGCGAATGGACGGTGCTCGTCAAACCGGTCTCACTCCCCACGTCGCTCACCA
- the mreB gene encoding rod shape-determining protein, whose protein sequence is MLNRLRRWLSPDLAIDLGTANTLVAIQGEGVVLDEPSVVALQQGSRKVLGRGTAVGKLAKQMLGRTPDSIIAVRPIQDGVITDFELCEAMLRYFIQKAGRTTPGFRPNVVIAVPGSITNVEKRAVFNSAERAGAGRVYLIDESKAASIGAGLPISEPLASMICDIGGGTTEVAVLSLAEIVSSKSLRVAGDELDQAIVDYMKQHFALRIGEQSAEQLKIKIGCAYPLDQEQTCEIRGLDIVSGVPRKAIVTSEQIREALRQPLENIMTCIKSVIEQCDPELVADLSDTGMVLSGGTALLPGLSLLFQEQLGIPVRVAKDPLRAVVRGAAICIEHLAQWKDGLETSNRNL, encoded by the coding sequence ATACGCTCGTGGCCATTCAAGGCGAAGGCGTGGTGCTCGATGAGCCATCCGTCGTGGCGTTGCAGCAAGGCAGCCGAAAAGTGCTAGGCCGCGGAACGGCTGTCGGCAAACTCGCCAAACAGATGCTCGGCCGCACACCAGATTCGATCATCGCGGTACGCCCCATCCAGGATGGCGTCATCACCGACTTCGAGCTTTGCGAAGCGATGTTACGGTACTTCATTCAAAAAGCCGGTCGCACGACTCCCGGATTCAGGCCCAACGTCGTCATCGCCGTTCCGGGCAGCATCACCAATGTAGAAAAGCGAGCCGTCTTCAATAGTGCCGAACGTGCGGGTGCGGGACGTGTTTACCTGATCGATGAATCAAAAGCCGCCAGCATCGGAGCGGGGCTTCCGATCTCGGAACCGCTGGCCAGCATGATCTGTGACATTGGCGGCGGCACGACAGAAGTCGCGGTGCTCAGTCTGGCCGAAATCGTTTCCAGTAAATCGCTACGCGTCGCGGGCGATGAACTAGACCAGGCGATCGTCGACTACATGAAACAACATTTCGCCTTGCGAATCGGCGAACAATCGGCCGAACAGCTCAAAATCAAAATTGGCTGCGCCTATCCGCTGGACCAGGAACAAACCTGCGAAATCCGCGGCCTCGATATCGTCAGTGGCGTGCCCCGCAAAGCCATTGTGACCAGCGAACAGATTCGTGAAGCACTCCGACAGCCGCTGGAAAACATCATGACCTGCATCAAGAGTGTCATCGAACAGTGCGATCCAGAACTAGTCGCCGACCTTTCAGACACCGGAATGGTTCTCTCTGGTGGCACCGCCCTGCTACCCGGTTTGTCACTGCTGTTTCAGGAGCAACTGGGCATCCCCGTTCGAGTCGCCAAGGACCCGCTGCGGGCCGTCGTCCGGGGAGCCGCGATCTGCATCGAACACCTGGCGCAATGGAAGGATGGTCTCGAAACCAGCAATCGAAATCTGTGA